The following proteins come from a genomic window of Paenibacillus sp. CAA11:
- a CDS encoding DUF1292 domain-containing protein: MAKEIIGNQEEPEIIYIPDEEGTEEEFEVIMKFEVDGSDAKYMMVVPLDSEDEESEEVYAFRYEEDGEDLKLYTIESDEEWEIVEETFNTLLDEFGGDPEHD, translated from the coding sequence ATGGCGAAGGAGATTATCGGCAATCAGGAAGAACCGGAAATCATCTATATCCCTGATGAAGAAGGGACCGAGGAAGAGTTCGAAGTCATCATGAAATTTGAGGTTGACGGCTCTGATGCGAAATATATGATGGTCGTACCGCTCGATTCAGAGGATGAAGAGAGTGAAGAGGTGTATGCTTTTCGGTATGAGGAAGACGGAGAAGATCTGAAGCTGTACACGATTGAAAGTGATGAAGAGTGGGAAATTGTCGAGGAGACCTTTAATACTCTTCTGGATGAGTTCGGTGGAGATCCCGAGCATGACTGA
- the alaS gene encoding alanine--tRNA ligase: protein MKSSEIRSKWLQFFASKGHNIEPSASLVPHNDPSLLWINAGMAPLKPYFDGRVKPENPRIANSQKCIRTNDIENVGKTRRHHTFFEMMGNFSIGDYFKEETITWAWEFLTGKDWIGFDPERLSVTVYPEDAEAYKLWNEKIGIPPERIIKLEDNFWDIGEGPCGPCTEIFYDRGEAYGNDLSDPEMYPGGENERWLEVWNLVFSQFNHNKDGSYTPLPNKNIDTGAGLERFASILQNVDSNFDTDLFQPIIAKTAKIAKVTYGVNKEHDVALKVIADHIRTVAFAVADGVLPSNEGRGYVIRRLLRRAVRYGKMIGLDRPFMFSLVETVGEIMGSYYTDIVTKREFIEKVVRGEEERFHETLSDGLAILEQVSKEAKEAGRTVIAGADAFKLYDTYGFPLDLTEDYALEHGLTVDREGFEASMQKQRDQARAASHTGGSMKIQGGVLSDFTTKTEFVGYNELVASTKILAIIVDDAFVDTLSEGQTGQIILQSTPFYAESGGQVSDQGQLRSESGAAEVEGLFKAPHGQHVHEVKVTAGELRTGTEVRAEVDRAKRADIVKNHTATHLLHKALKEVLGEHVNQAGSLVEPQRLRFDFSHLGSITPEELTEIERRVNEQIWNSLNVVIELKPIDEAKAMGAMALFGEKYGDIVRVVQVGGYSLELCGGCHVQNTSEIGLFKLVSESGIGSGVRRIEAVTGRNAYEFIDQQLELLKQAASALKTNLSEVPKRIEGLHQQIKELSRDNESLQGKLSAIEAGELTSQVQAVGESKLLAARVAAGSMDALRTLADELKTKLPDAVLVLGAEMEGKVNFVVVVPQADVKRGLHAGKLVKEIAAVCGGGGGGRPDMAQAGGKDASKLDEALQLARQLIEG from the coding sequence ATGAAATCAAGTGAGATTCGCTCCAAATGGCTTCAATTTTTTGCAAGCAAGGGGCATAACATTGAACCGAGTGCTTCGCTCGTTCCCCACAACGATCCGTCCTTGCTCTGGATTAATGCAGGGATGGCGCCGCTGAAGCCTTATTTTGACGGGCGTGTGAAGCCGGAGAACCCGCGAATTGCCAATTCTCAGAAGTGTATCCGAACGAACGATATTGAGAATGTAGGCAAAACTAGACGGCACCATACCTTTTTTGAAATGATGGGTAATTTTTCAATTGGAGATTACTTCAAGGAAGAGACCATTACGTGGGCATGGGAGTTCCTCACAGGGAAAGACTGGATCGGATTCGATCCGGAGCGTCTGTCCGTAACTGTATATCCTGAGGATGCAGAAGCGTACAAGCTGTGGAACGAGAAGATCGGTATTCCACCAGAGCGCATTATTAAGCTTGAGGATAATTTCTGGGATATTGGCGAAGGCCCATGCGGACCTTGTACAGAAATTTTCTATGACCGTGGAGAAGCCTACGGCAATGATCTGTCTGATCCTGAAATGTATCCCGGCGGTGAGAATGAGCGCTGGCTTGAAGTGTGGAACCTTGTGTTCTCCCAATTCAATCATAATAAGGACGGCAGCTATACTCCGCTTCCTAACAAGAATATCGATACAGGAGCGGGACTTGAGCGCTTTGCCTCCATTTTGCAGAACGTAGATTCAAACTTTGATACCGACTTGTTCCAACCGATTATTGCCAAGACGGCTAAGATCGCAAAAGTGACTTATGGCGTGAACAAGGAGCATGACGTAGCCCTGAAAGTTATAGCGGACCACATCCGTACAGTAGCATTTGCAGTGGCTGACGGTGTCCTTCCATCCAACGAAGGCCGTGGCTATGTTATTCGCCGCCTGCTGCGCCGGGCTGTGCGTTACGGCAAAATGATCGGGCTGGACCGTCCATTTATGTTCTCTCTAGTGGAGACTGTAGGTGAAATTATGGGCAGCTACTATACCGATATCGTAACCAAGCGTGAATTCATCGAGAAGGTCGTTCGCGGTGAAGAGGAGCGCTTCCATGAGACGCTCAGCGATGGTCTAGCTATATTGGAGCAGGTATCCAAAGAAGCGAAAGAAGCCGGACGCACTGTGATTGCAGGTGCAGACGCGTTCAAGCTTTACGATACCTACGGATTCCCGCTGGACCTGACGGAAGATTACGCCCTGGAGCACGGACTGACCGTAGACCGCGAAGGGTTCGAAGCATCCATGCAAAAACAGCGCGACCAAGCTAGAGCGGCTTCCCACACAGGAGGAAGCATGAAGATTCAGGGTGGGGTGCTGTCTGATTTTACGACTAAAACTGAATTCGTTGGTTATAATGAGCTTGTTGCCTCAACGAAAATCTTGGCGATTATTGTAGATGATGCCTTCGTAGATACTTTGTCTGAAGGTCAAACGGGGCAAATTATTCTTCAGTCAACCCCGTTCTATGCCGAGAGCGGCGGACAGGTGAGCGACCAAGGCCAGCTGCGTTCAGAGAGCGGGGCAGCTGAAGTTGAGGGCTTGTTCAAAGCTCCTCATGGCCAGCATGTACATGAAGTGAAGGTCACAGCAGGTGAGCTTCGGACCGGGACGGAAGTACGTGCAGAAGTAGACCGCGCTAAGCGGGCTGATATCGTGAAGAACCATACGGCAACCCACCTGCTTCATAAGGCGCTTAAAGAAGTGCTTGGCGAGCATGTTAACCAAGCAGGCTCTCTGGTAGAGCCGCAGCGTCTACGGTTTGACTTCTCTCATCTGGGCAGCATTACCCCTGAGGAGCTGACAGAGATTGAACGCCGTGTAAATGAGCAGATTTGGAACAGTTTGAACGTAGTAATTGAGCTTAAGCCGATTGATGAAGCTAAGGCTATGGGAGCTATGGCTTTGTTCGGAGAAAAATATGGGGATATCGTACGCGTTGTGCAAGTCGGCGGGTATAGCCTTGAATTGTGCGGCGGATGCCATGTTCAGAACACGTCTGAAATTGGGCTGTTCAAGCTGGTGAGTGAGAGCGGCATCGGTTCTGGGGTACGCCGGATCGAGGCTGTGACAGGGCGCAACGCCTACGAATTTATTGACCAGCAGCTTGAGCTGTTAAAACAGGCTGCGTCTGCACTGAAGACCAACCTCAGCGAGGTCCCTAAGCGAATTGAAGGGCTGCATCAGCAGATCAAGGAGCTGTCTCGAGACAATGAATCTTTGCAAGGCAAACTGAGTGCAATCGAAGCCGGTGAACTGACAAGCCAGGTACAGGCGGTTGGCGAGAGCAAGCTTCTGGCTGCACGGGTGGCCGCAGGAAGCATGGATGCCTTGCGTACGCTGGCGGACGAGCTTAAAACGAAGCTGCCGGATGCTGTGCTTGTGCTGGGCGCAGAGATGGAAGGCAAAGTGAACTTTGTCGTGGTTGTTCCACAGGCAGATGTAAAACGCGGACTGCATGCAGGTAAGCTGGTGAAAGAAATTGCCGCAGTATGCGGGGGCGGCGGCGGTGGCCGTCCGGATATGGCTCAAGCGGGCGGTAAAGACGCTTCCAAATTGGATGAGGCACTCCAGCTGGCTCGTCAGCTGATTGAAGGCTAA
- the ruvX gene encoding Holliday junction resolvase RuvX: MKIMGLDYGDRRIGVAVSDALGWTAQGVETIERRRDESELLRIAELVQEHNIEEIIVGLPKNMNGTIGPRGEICMEFAEKLKLQLNLPVHLWDERLTTVSAHRTLLEADVSRKKRKQVVDKMAAIFILQNYLDSKSKR, translated from the coding sequence ATGAAAATTATGGGACTCGATTATGGGGACCGCAGGATCGGAGTTGCCGTCAGTGACGCTCTGGGCTGGACCGCGCAAGGCGTTGAGACAATCGAGCGCCGGCGGGACGAATCTGAGCTGTTGCGAATTGCTGAATTGGTGCAGGAACACAATATTGAAGAGATTATTGTTGGACTTCCCAAGAACATGAATGGTACGATCGGTCCCCGCGGTGAAATCTGCATGGAATTTGCAGAGAAGCTGAAATTGCAGCTGAATCTGCCTGTTCATCTATGGGATGAACGGCTGACAACAGTTTCAGCACATCGCACGCTGCTGGAGGCTGATGTAAGCCGTAAGAAGCGCAAACAGGTCGTAGATAAGATGGCGGCGATCTTCATTTTACAGAATTATTTGGACTCTAAGAGTAAAAGGTGA
- a CDS encoding IreB family regulatory phosphoprotein encodes MDSMDKTVKFNVKADEQEASAEEILLTVYEALREKEYNPINQIVGYLLSGDPAYIPRHNNARSLVRKKERDELIEELVRYYLANHR; translated from the coding sequence ATGGACTCCATGGATAAGACCGTCAAATTTAATGTGAAGGCTGATGAACAGGAAGCTTCTGCAGAGGAAATTCTCCTCACCGTGTATGAGGCCCTGAGAGAGAAAGAGTATAATCCGATTAATCAAATTGTCGGTTATTTACTGTCGGGGGATCCGGCATATATACCGAGACACAACAATGCCAGAAGTCTGGTCCGGAAGAAAGAGCGCGATGAACTGATCGAGGAACTGGTGAGATACTACTTGGCAAATCACCGGTAG